The nucleotide sequence TGTAGTGCAGCAGTAGCACGTGTGGTGATTGTAGCGGGATCAGACGTGGTATCAACAAATTTGATGGGCACTTGCTCACCGTAACCCTCGCAGCGATCTACAAGAGCAGTATTGTAAGCTTCTTGAATCATACACAAAGCGTTAGAGGCTCCTTCACTTTTTGCTCGTTCACCTGCTTTTTGACCAGCCAATCTTTCTGGCTGTCCAACGTGCATCAATGCTCCCAAGCTTGCAGATGATTCCAATCCTGAGTTCATTGTGACAACAGGGATACCAGCTGCAACAGCTGCTTTGATCGCTGGACCAAGAGCATCTGGATCTGGTAGTGAGATTACCATACCGCTTGGTTGTGTAGCGGCGGCAGCTTGAATTGAACTCGCCATATCAGCCATGTCAGCTGAAGGATTGTAGATGTATTCGAATTCAGCTCCAATTGCACGAGCAGCATCCTCACCACCTTTTTGAACTACTGGCCAGAATGGGTCTTTCCCTTCGCCATGAGTGATCATTACGTAGCGTTCTGAGTGGCCTCCTGCGAGTGCTGTCCCTGCCAGCATTGCCACCGCAGCGACTGCGGTCGCAAACGATTTCATTAGCTTCATCTTAAGTCTCCAATCGATAGTTGAATTTGGGTTTTGAATCTATTTTCTCAGGATTAGCACATTTTAGGTGGGTTCCATTCCACTTTTGCTGGACCGCTTAATTTACGTCTTGTAATGGCGGGGTGCAAACAGCTAGAAAATGACTCTTAGCAGCTTTCAGAAAGATTATTTCCTACTAGCCAGCCAAAAATTATAGCTTGATGAGGTTAATTATGTCAAACATCTTTACAGGAAATGACTCTAAAAAATAAAAATTAGTATCTTAATTCAGTTATTTGGGACTAATTGTAACAAGTTGAATTGTCTGACCAAATCTTGATTCAGCTTTGTGATTCTGTCAAAAGTTATAAAGCAAAAAAAGTTGATACAACCCGGGACCTAAAAACTCGAACGTGCCGGTATTATGTTAGGATTTTGGGTCAAAATAATCTCTTAGGGCGTCTCCAAGGAGGTTAAAGATCAGTACAACAAACAAAATGGCCATTCCTGGAAAAACAGAGACATGTGGAGCTTCCCACAACACATATCGGCCTTCAGAAAGCATGGCTCCCCAACTGGGGGTTCCAGGGGGTGCTCCTAAACCCAGAAAGCTAAGGCTGGATTCAGAAATGATAGTGCCAGCTAAACTGAAAGTGGTTTGAACAATTACTGGTGGCAAAATGTTTGGTAAAAGATGGAGGAACATCACTCTCCACGCTGGCATTCCTGATGTTCTGGCTGCTAGCACGTATTCTTCTTCCCTAACCGATAATACCTGTCCTCTAACAAGCCTGGCGTAAGCAACCCAACCAAGAGCTGACAAGGCCAAGATGACATTGTTGATATCAGGCCCAAGGACCGCCACAAGGGCAATGGCCAACAATAATCCTGGAAATGCGAGGAGAAC is from SAR324 cluster bacterium and encodes:
- a CDS encoding sugar ABC transporter substrate-binding protein gives rise to the protein MKLMKSFATAVAAVAMLAGTALAGGHSERYVMITHGEGKDPFWPVVQKGGEDAARAIGAEFEYIYNPSADMADMASSIQAAAATQPSGMVISLPDPDALGPAIKAAVAAGIPVVTMNSGLESSASLGALMHVGQPERLAGQKAGERAKSEGASNALCMIQEAYNTALVDRCEGYGEQVPIKFVDTTSDPATITTRATAALQANPGIDAVLSVGPHVCSGVAKAMDDLGVSVHHSCFDLSPEVMDLINADKVSFTIDQQQRLQGYMPVIVLHLYNNAAGLLPGANIPSGPGFVDKSNASSVSALAGIDR
- a CDS encoding ABC transporter permease, giving the protein MSRPLGRIRLYSLILLSFFVIPALLAPWITPHDIDQMDLIRQLETPSLDHWMGLDENGSDIFSRLLAGARISLYVGFWVIGISTVLGVSLGLLSGYFGGWMDIVLMRIVDVLLAFPGLLLAIALVAVLGPDINNVILALSALGWVAYARLVRGQVLSVREEEYVLAARTSGMPAWRVMFLHLLPNILPPVIVQTTFSLAGTIISESSLSFLGLGAPPGTPSWGAMLSEGRYVLWEAPHVSVFPGMAILFVVLIFNLLGDALRDYFDPKS